In a single window of the Nymphalis io chromosome 20, ilAglIoxx1.1, whole genome shotgun sequence genome:
- the LOC126776486 gene encoding proclotting enzyme, with product MSSYLQSGHPPWHQFSSPRKRSPDIQTYYNGAHNQPHSYNQNPFQMQGTQNFQDFPQTYNSRSSSADLTNSETRGNVNDGRLLSESAFTRISETLGAFNTVGHYIIDMVNENERNETNPNLKQLPQALYTISKNFLGRNVTDKIAPIVKKALPKVLPDAPITRIATADVKPNDSKSCTTPEGEQGVCEDLSNCPQLLLNLVSLRESLCFKDLFVPGVCCPKDAVVPSTQAIEKPVLSTTSKPTYLVPVTQRPTQKPITTRKPSAILVLTTKKPKPQTTTTARPATTYSTVYTTRAPSTTSYYTVTSPIIANFSNIVDINDCGQREDEGGRIVGGTEAKPGAWPWMAAIYLHGNKRREFWCGGTLVGPKHVLTAAHCTRDSKQRPFPARQFSVRLGDVDLSRDDEPSRPVTLRVTAVRAHEQFSRVGYYNDIAVLVLGENVQKSKYVIPICLPRGELAREQFARSVATVVGWGTTRYGGTESSRQLEARLPVWKNEDCDRAYFQPITDTFLCAGYPRGGVDACQGDSGGPLMLQANGRWTQIGVVSFGNKCGEPGYPGVYTRVTHYLNWLQQNII from the exons ATGAGCTCATATCTTCAATCGGGTCATCCACCTTGGCATCAGTTTTCTTCTCCAAGGAAAAGATCACCTGACATCCAAACTTATTACAATGGGGCTCACAATCAACCACATTCATATAACCAAAACCCCTTTCAAATGCAAGGAACACAAAATTTTCAAGATTTTCCTCAAACATACAACAGCCGATCATCATCAGCTGATCTAACCAACTCGGAAACAAGGGGAAACGTAAACGACGGCAGGCTGCTATCAGAATCAGCATTTACCAGAATATCTGAAACTCTCGGGGCGTTTAATACAGTAGGCCACTACATTATTGATATGGTGAATGAAAATGAAAGAAACGAAACTAACCCTAACCTAAAACAGCTCCCACAGGCCCTTTATACAATCAGTAAAAATTTTCTTGGGAGAAACGTTACAGATAAAATTGCGCCAATAGTAAAAAAAGCGTTACCTAAAGTTTTACCAGATGCACCAATAACAAGAATAGCAACAGCAGACGTTAAACCGAATGATAGCAAATCATGTACAACTCCAGAAGGAGAACAGGGTGTGTGCGAAGATTTGAGCAACTGTCCACAGTTACTTTTAAATCTTGTAAGTCTTCGTGAATCGTTATGTTTCAAAGATCTCTTCGTTCCTGGCGTATGTTGTCCGAAAGATGCCGTAGTTCCTTCAACACAAGCAATAGAGAAACCAGTATTAAGTACAACAAGTAAACCCACATACTTAGTGCCAGTGACTCAGCGACCGACACAAAAACCCATAACTACTAGAAAGCCCTCAGCAATACTTGTGTTGACGACTAAGAAACCAAAACCACAAACAACTACCACTGCTAGACCAGCAACGACATATTCAACTGTCTATACAACACGAGCTCCATCGACGACAAGCTATTACACTGTTACATCTCCAATCATCGCCAATTTCTCGAACATTGTGGATATTAACG atTGTGGTCAGAGGGAAGACGAAGGTGGACGTATTGTCGGCGGCACGGAAGCCAAGCCCGGCGCTTGGCCGTGGATGGCTGCCATATATCTGCATGGGAACAAACGTCGTGAATTCTGGTGTGGTGGCACCCTGGTTGGACCGAAGCATGTGTTAACCGCTGCACATTGTACAAGAGATTCCAAACAGAGACC TTTCCCAGCCCGACAGTTCAGTGTACGTCTGGGTGACGTAGACTTATCACGTGACGATGAACCTTCGCGGCCAGTGACGCTGCGTGTGACGGCAGTGCGCGCGCACGAACAGTTCTCGAGAGTCGGCTACTATAATGACATCGCTGTTCTCGTGCTAGGTG aaaacgttcaaaaatcgAAGTACGTGATACCGATCTGCCTGCCACGTGGCGAGCTCGCCCGTGAGCAGTTTGCACGCTCTGTGGCTACGGTTGTAGGCTGGGGCACTACCCGCTATGGTGGCACAGAGAGCTCGCGGCAACTAGAGGCCCGTTTGCCCGTCTGGAAAAACGAAGACTGTGACCGTGCTTACTTTCAGCCCATCACAGATACCTTCCTCTGCGCCGGCTATCCACGGGGTGGAGTTGACGCGTGTCAG GGTGATTCCGGCGGTCCGCTCATGCTTCAAGCTAACGGCCGTTGGACCCAAATCGGTGTGGTGTCCTTCGGTAACAAGTGTGGAGAACCCGGCTATCCCGGCGTTTACACCAGAGTTACACATTACTTGAACTGGCTGCAGCAGAACATAATATAA
- the LOC126776516 gene encoding protein unc-50 homolog: MMKYSTSPTPSTSFPRSTSPLPAPANYQPTTASASVKRYKYLRRLFQFNQMDFEFAAWQMVYLFVAPQKVFRNFNYRKHTKSQFARDDPAFVVLLSVWLFLSSICFALAMSLNWSQLALFVLFVVFVDFIGAGIIVSTIFWYVSNKYLAVDGAGGDVEWGYAFDVHINAFFPPLSLLHCFQILLFNNLLVHGGFLSCLVSNSFWLASIIYYLYITFLGYSNLPMIKNARVFLLPLPALVLAFFGTLIANWNLSHMLMNFYHYRVL; encoded by the exons atgatGAAATACTCAACATCACCTACACCTTCGACAAGCTTCCCTCGGAGTACTTCTCCTCTGCCAGCTCCAGCAAATTATCAGCCAACAACGGCCAGCGCTTCTGTGAAACGATACAAATATTTGAGACGATTGTTTCAATTTAATCAAATGGATTTTGAATTTGCTGCTTGGCAAATGGTATACCTCTTCGTAGCACCACAGAAAGTATTCAGGAATTTCAACTATAGAAAAC ATACAAAGTCACAATTTGCGAGAGATGATCCTGCTTTTGTAGTGCTCCTTAGTGTATGGCTCTTTT TGTCCTCAATCTGCTTTGCCCTCGCGATGAGTTTGAATTGGAGCCAGTTAGCACTATTCGTCCTTTTTGTAGTATTCGTTGACTTCATTGGAGCTGGAATAATTGTCTCCACCATATTTTG GTATGTAAGTAACAAGTACCTAGCCGTGGACGGCGCGGGGGGCGACGTGGAGTGGGGGTACGCGTTCGATGTTCACATAAATGCATTCTTCCCACCGCTATCCTTGCTTCATTGCTTTCagattttactttttaaca ATCTGCTGGTTCATGGAGGTTTCCTGTCGTGCCTTGTGTCGAATTCATTTTGGCTCGCATCAATCATATATTACCTCTACATAACATTCTTAGGTTATAGCA ATTTACCAATGATCAAGAATGCTCGAGTATTCCTTTTGCCGCTACCAGCTCTAGTATTGGCTTTCTTTGGAACGTTGATCGCGAACTGGAATCTAAGTCATATGCTCATGAATTTTTACCATTATCGAGTACTTTAA